In a genomic window of Parus major isolate Abel chromosome 26, Parus_major1.1, whole genome shotgun sequence:
- the PRELP gene encoding prolargin: MKVALAFLLPLVLALVPATGGQRRKPPRRPTRPPAPFEEPAEPTELPPPLPPGPPSIFPDCPRECYCPPDFPSALYCDSRNLRTVPVIPPRIHYLYLQNNFIADLPEESFRNATGLKWVNLDNNRIRKVDRKVLEKLENLIFLYMERNQLKEVPAFLPPNLEQLRLSRNQISKIPSGVFNKLENLVLLDLHHNKLSDGVFNKNTFKGLKNLMQLNLAHNILRKMPPGVPSAIHQLFLDRNNIEDIPSDYFKEFPNLAFIRLNYNQISDKGLPKNSFNLTNLLVLHLAHNKLTNVPFISSKLEHLYLNNNSIEKINGTQICPTSLVSIQDFSPSDLDSVPRLRYLRLDGNLLKPPIPLDLMLCFRLLQSVVF; this comes from the exons ATGAAGGTGGCCCTGGCCTTCCTTCTCCCACTCGTGCTCGCGCTGGTGCCGGCGACCGGCGGGCAGCGACGGAAACCCCCGCGCAGACCCACCCGGCCGCCCGCGCCCTTCGAGGAGCCGGCCGAGCCCACCGagctgccccctcccctccctccgGGCCCTCCCTCCATCTTCCCCGACTGCCCCCGGGAATGCTACTGCCCTCCGGACTTCCCCTCGGCGCTGTACTGCGACAGCCGCAACCTGCGCACGGTGCCGGTGATCCCGCCCCGCATCCACTACCTGTACCTGCAGAACAACTTCATCGCCGACCTGCCCGAGGAGTCCTTCCGCAACGCCACCGGCCTCAAATGGGTCAACCTGGACAACAACCGCATCCGCAAGGTGGACAGGAAGgtgctggagaagctggaaaACCTCATCTTCCTCTACATGGAGAGGAACCAGCTGAAGGAGGTGCCCGCCTTCCTGCCGCCCAACCTGGAGCAGCTGCGGCTCAGCAGGAACCAGATCTCCAAGATCCCCAGTGGTGTCTTCAACAAGCTGGAGAACCTCGTGCTGCTGGACCTGCACCACAACAAGCTGAGCGACGGCGTCTTCAACAAGAACACCTTCAAGGGGCTCAAGAACCTCATGCAGCTCAACCTGGCCCACAACATCCTGAGGAAGATGCCCCCCGGCGTGCCCAGTGCCATCCACCAGCTCTTCCTGGACAGGAACAACATTGAGGACATCCCCAGCGATTATTTCAAGGAGTTTCCCAACCTGGCCTTCATCCGGCTCAACTACAACCAGATCTCGGATAAGGGGCTGCCCAAGAATTCCTTCAACCTCACCaacctgctggtgctgcacctggcCCACAACAAGCTCACCAACGTGCCCTTCATCAGCTCCAAGCTGGAGCACCTCTACCTGAACAACAACTCCATCGAGA aAATCAACGGCACGCAGATCTGCCCCACCTCGCTCGTGTCCATCCAGGATTTCTCTCCCTCCGACCTGGACAGCGTCCCGCGGCTCCGCTACCTGCGGCTGGACGGGAACCTCCTGAAGCCGCCCATCCCTCTGGACCTGATGCTGTGTTTCCGCCTGCTGCAGTCCGTGGTGTTTTAG
- the LOC107214781 gene encoding uncharacterized protein LOC107214781 translates to MFLFPSRGFCFLPPEPGDWSLRGAWSRILSWILEFQPGKGIERTHGGIPGCLKKKSGWRLEFASWKRTGINRERRRCSAGHGKGETEARNGAAPLTPGMERCHIPDLFHALPDLRSCSHPRKAPNSGGSDPSQRLLSARGLCLLNFLPAGILSPPRPSFGSIFKGAHLHFSNLGRGSGHRFFPVWSKICSPRERECWGWPWCPQPWGRCGSGGPDGDFQPCWRLIPFSHRDLEPDPSWVWQRWEKECPERGNAGGRGQDSGDSQRDQGQQEGQRWDGNTEEFGSWWIPVCPSGNGELWSLWTCSGHSGHPLVTLTILWSLWTVTTTRERGL, encoded by the exons atgtttttattcccaTCACGgggcttttgttttttaccCCCAGAACCGGGGGATTGGTCCTTGCGGGGTGCCTGGAGCAGGATCCTCTCCTGGATCCTggaattccagccaggaaaaggcATCGAGAGGACCCACGGAGGAATTCCAGgctgtttaaagaaaaagtcGGGATGGAGACTCGAGTTTGCCAGCTGGAAAAGGACCGGGATCAATAGGGAAAGGAGACG CTGCTCAGCCGGGCACGGAAagggagaaactgaggcacgaaACGGGGCAGCTCCTCTCACGCCAGGCATGGAGAGGTGTCACATCCCAGACCTTTTCCATGCTCTGCCCGACCTCCggagctgctcccaccccaggAAAGCTCCAAATTCGGGAGGCTCCGACCCCTCCCAGCGGCTGCTCTCAGCCAGGGGACTTTGTTTGTtgaattttctccctgcaggaaTTCTTTCCCCGCCACGGCCAAGTTTCGGTTCCATCTTCAAAGGCGcccatttacatttttcaaaccTCGGACGTGGCTCCGGCCACCGTTTTTTCCCTGTCTGGAGCAAAATCTGTTCTCCCAGGGAAAGGGAGTGCTGGGGGTGGCCGTGGTGTCCCCAACCTTGGGGACGTTGCGGTTCTGGTGGCCCTGATGGGGATTTCCAGCCATGCTGGAGGTTGATCCCCTTTTCCCACAGGGATTTGGAACCAGACCCCTCCTGGGTCTGGCAGAGGTGGGAGAAGGAATGTCCAGAGCGTGGAAATGCCGGGGGACGGGGCCaggacagcggggacagccaGAGGGACCAAGGAcagcaggagggacagaggTGGGATGGGAACACGGAGGAATTTGGATCCTGGTGGATCCCAGTGTGTCCCTCTGGGAATGGGGAGCTCTGGTCACTCTGGACATGTTCTGGTCATTCTGGACATCCCCTGGTCACTCTAACCATTCTCTGGTCACTCTG